The following proteins are encoded in a genomic region of Micromonospora olivasterospora:
- a CDS encoding IS110 family transposase, with the protein MCAVDVAKESGMVCTRLPAAGGRRVSRVWQVTATTNAVSDLAADLVAAGVEKVTVESTSDYWRIWFYLFEAAGLDVQLVNARDVKNVPGRPKTDKLDAVWLAKLTEKGLLRPSFVPAAPVRVLRDYTRMRVDLVRDRTRYWSRLEKLLEDALIKVSSVASTLRTVSTRDMVEALIAGQRDPATLASLAHGALRRKRNALIEALTGRFDDHHGELARILLDQIDRLDTEIAKLTTRIGQILDDIDPPSQPGGGDGDTPAPDARRRLAEIPGISTESAQLIIAEIGLDMTRFPTAAHLVSWAKLCPRTIQSGTSLTAGKTGKGNPYLKGALGMAAATVARGKGTFLSERYRRLVTRRGRGKAKVAVARSILVIIWHLLNDPTARYHDLGADFHERRINTTRKINSLVRQLEALGHTVTLQPTT; encoded by the coding sequence GTGTGTGCGGTCGATGTGGCCAAGGAGTCGGGGATGGTGTGTACCCGGCTACCCGCCGCGGGTGGGCGGCGGGTGAGCCGGGTGTGGCAGGTGACGGCGACCACGAACGCGGTCAGTGACCTTGCCGCCGATCTGGTGGCGGCGGGGGTGGAGAAGGTCACCGTGGAAAGCACGTCGGACTACTGGCGGATCTGGTTCTACCTGTTCGAGGCAGCCGGGTTGGACGTGCAGTTGGTCAACGCCCGTGACGTCAAGAACGTGCCCGGGCGGCCGAAGACCGACAAGCTGGACGCGGTGTGGTTGGCCAAGCTCACCGAGAAGGGCCTGTTGCGGCCCTCGTTCGTGCCTGCGGCTCCGGTGCGGGTGTTGCGTGACTACACCCGGATGCGGGTGGATCTGGTCCGGGACCGGACCCGCTACTGGTCGAGGTTGGAGAAACTGCTTGAAGACGCCCTGATCAAGGTGTCGTCGGTGGCCTCCACCCTGCGGACGGTGTCGACGCGGGACATGGTTGAGGCGTTGATCGCCGGTCAACGTGATCCGGCGACCCTCGCCTCGCTGGCCCACGGAGCGCTGCGCCGCAAACGCAACGCCCTCATCGAGGCACTCACCGGCCGCTTCGACGACCATCACGGCGAGTTGGCCCGGATCCTGCTCGACCAGATCGACCGCCTCGACACCGAGATCGCGAAACTCACCACACGGATCGGGCAGATACTCGACGACATCGACCCACCGTCCCAGCCGGGCGGCGGCGACGGCGACACCCCGGCGCCAGACGCCCGGCGGCGCCTGGCCGAGATCCCGGGCATCAGCACCGAGTCCGCGCAACTGATCATCGCCGAGATCGGTCTGGACATGACACGGTTCCCCACCGCGGCGCACCTGGTGTCCTGGGCGAAGCTGTGTCCGCGCACCATCCAGTCCGGTACCAGCCTCACCGCGGGCAAGACAGGCAAAGGCAATCCGTACCTCAAAGGCGCCCTCGGTATGGCCGCAGCCACCGTCGCCCGCGGCAAGGGAACGTTCCTGTCCGAACGCTACCGGCGTCTGGTCACACGTCGAGGCAGAGGCAAGGCCAAGGTCGCCGTCGCCCGCTCCATCCTCGTGATCATCTGGCACCTGCTCAACGACCCAACCGCCCGTTACCACGATCTCGGCGCCGACTTCCACGAACGCCGTATCAACACCACCCGGAAGATCAACAGCCTGGTCCGGCAACTCGAAGCCCTCGGCCACACCGTCACCCTGCAACCGACAACCTGA
- a CDS encoding SpoIIE family protein phosphatase yields the protein MSPEVGPAGIGGPDERVRRVRLPADRRTPAAARALVRSVLAAAYLDDLLNEALLLTTELTTNAVEHARTELDIEVVADDVGLTVTVSDFAPGTVDELNVGVRNDSAEIGEVSERGRGLLLVDHFASRWGTTYLPTGKGVWFRLDRPDAGAEQRAATPGAGVAVGPAAAAAGGGAPAEHPGPSAGAVSELMQTAPEPYAEDPLPDFATDLLARLAEMVGAAGGAVRLDRGDGQGRQVLARYGRAPREGNELLRVPLAVHRPYAGELELDAAPSTYARPLAVLTAERLSLHLENDRLRRADVRRQAWLTFLAEASELLAQSLDVELTMALIPQLVVPRLGQWCAVHTADEWGRLRLAAATHADEAVLPQLHKVLRETGPDSMQARLREASRIGSQVPLGGPMEGFAVPLVARGQRLGTLAVGRHQRHRHDPDEVAVLEDVARRAALAIENARIHAERRRVAHTLQQSLLPPVLPVVEGIGFAAEYVPTGGDAEVGGDFYDVLPLPGGRWLVVIGDVSGKGVEAAAVTGLVRDVIRVLVADGKPLPEVLGRLNETLVERGSGRYCTLAMAAVGPGDGDQLDVSLHLAGHDRPVLLRSTGGADFVGSGGTALGLLDSIASPTAEIPLAPGEALVFYTDGVTERRRGRELFGTERLRESAAPLAGHSADVVAARLRSAAIGFSVEAPRDDIAILVLRNDRL from the coding sequence ATGTCACCGGAGGTGGGGCCGGCGGGGATCGGCGGTCCGGACGAGCGCGTCCGGCGCGTACGGCTGCCCGCCGACCGCCGGACGCCGGCCGCTGCGCGCGCCCTGGTCCGGTCCGTGCTCGCCGCCGCGTACCTCGACGACCTGCTCAACGAGGCCCTGCTGCTGACCACCGAGCTCACCACCAACGCCGTCGAGCACGCCCGCACCGAACTGGACATCGAGGTCGTCGCGGACGATGTCGGGCTCACCGTCACCGTCTCCGACTTCGCCCCCGGCACGGTCGACGAGCTGAACGTCGGCGTCCGCAACGACAGCGCGGAGATCGGCGAGGTCTCGGAGCGGGGCCGGGGGCTGCTGCTGGTCGACCACTTCGCCAGCCGGTGGGGCACCACGTACCTGCCCACCGGCAAGGGGGTGTGGTTCCGGCTGGACCGCCCCGACGCCGGCGCCGAGCAGCGGGCCGCCACGCCGGGGGCGGGCGTCGCCGTCGGTCCGGCCGCCGCGGCCGCCGGTGGGGGCGCCCCGGCCGAGCACCCCGGGCCGAGCGCCGGGGCGGTCAGCGAGCTGATGCAGACCGCCCCCGAGCCGTACGCCGAGGACCCGCTGCCCGACTTCGCCACCGACCTGCTCGCCCGGCTGGCCGAGATGGTCGGCGCGGCCGGCGGCGCGGTACGCCTGGACCGGGGCGACGGGCAGGGCAGGCAGGTGCTGGCCCGCTACGGCCGCGCCCCGCGCGAGGGCAACGAGCTGCTCCGGGTGCCGCTGGCGGTGCACCGGCCGTACGCCGGGGAGCTGGAGCTGGACGCGGCGCCCTCCACGTACGCGCGCCCGCTCGCCGTGCTCACCGCCGAGCGGCTCTCGCTGCACCTGGAGAACGACCGGCTGCGCCGGGCCGACGTACGCCGGCAGGCCTGGCTGACGTTCCTGGCGGAGGCGAGCGAGCTGCTGGCCCAGTCCCTCGACGTCGAACTGACCATGGCGCTGATCCCGCAGCTCGTGGTGCCCCGGCTCGGCCAGTGGTGCGCGGTGCACACCGCCGACGAGTGGGGGCGGCTGCGGCTGGCCGCGGCCACCCACGCCGACGAGGCCGTGCTGCCGCAGTTGCACAAGGTGCTCCGGGAGACCGGCCCGGACTCGATGCAGGCGCGGCTACGCGAGGCGTCCCGGATCGGGTCGCAGGTGCCGCTCGGCGGGCCGATGGAGGGCTTCGCCGTGCCACTGGTGGCGCGCGGCCAGCGGCTGGGCACCCTGGCGGTCGGCCGCCACCAGCGGCACCGGCACGACCCGGACGAGGTCGCCGTGCTGGAGGACGTGGCCCGGCGGGCCGCCCTGGCCATCGAGAACGCCCGCATCCACGCCGAGCGCCGCCGCGTCGCGCACACCCTCCAGCAGTCGCTCCTGCCGCCGGTGCTGCCGGTGGTCGAGGGCATCGGCTTCGCCGCCGAGTACGTCCCGACGGGCGGCGACGCCGAGGTCGGCGGCGACTTCTACGATGTGCTGCCGCTGCCCGGGGGGCGCTGGCTGGTGGTGATCGGCGACGTCTCCGGCAAGGGCGTCGAGGCGGCGGCGGTCACCGGGCTGGTCCGGGACGTGATCCGGGTGCTGGTCGCCGACGGCAAGCCGCTGCCCGAGGTGCTGGGCCGGCTCAACGAGACGCTGGTCGAGCGGGGCAGCGGGCGGTACTGCACCCTGGCCATGGCGGCGGTCGGGCCGGGCGACGGCGACCAGCTCGACGTGTCCCTGCACCTGGCCGGCCACGACCGGCCGGTGCTGCTGCGCTCCACCGGCGGGGCCGACTTCGTCGGCAGCGGCGGCACGGCGCTCGGCCTGCTCGACTCGATCGCCTCGCCGACCGCCGAGATCCCGCTCGCTCCCGGCGAGGCGCTGGTCTTCTACACGGACGGGGTGACCGAGCGCCGCCGGGGCCGGGAGCTGTTCGGCACCGAGCGGCTGCGCGAGTCGGCCGCCCCGCTGGCCGGCCATTCGGCCGACGTGGTCGCGGCCCGGCTGCGCTCCGCCGCGATCGGTTTCTCGGTCGAGGCCCCCCGCGACGACATAGCAATCCTGGTCCTCCGCAACGACCGCCTCTAA
- a CDS encoding HAMP domain-containing protein, translating to MMTTAKNSAAADPSAPDQAAMLSELAEALRRVRTGDLKVRLPRRAGVAGEVADAFNDVVALQERQHLDLRRISRIVGRDGRLTERLDEEGLEGSWAEGQRAVNSLIDDLGRPTTEIARVIVAVADGDLSQQMALEIDGRPLRGEYLRIGRTVNTMVDQLSSFSNEVTRVAREVGTEGELGGQADVRGVAGTWKDLTDSVNTMASNLTYQVRSISQVATAVARGDLSQKITVSAKGEVADLAHTINSLTDTLRLFAEQVTRVAREVGTEGKLGGQAEVPNVAGTWKDLTDSVNSMASNLTAQVRNIAQVSTAVARGDLSQKITVAAQGEILELKDTVNTMVDQLSSFADEVTRVAREVGIEGKLGGQAQVRGVSGTWRDLTENVNQLAGNLTSQVRNISQVSTAVAKGDLSQKITVDAQGEILELKNTVNTMVDQLSSFADEVTRVAREVGTEGNLGGQAQVKGVSGTWRDLTDNVNSMASNLTSQVRNIASVTTAVAKGDLSQKITVDARGEILELKSTVNTMVDQLSSFADEVTRVAREVGTEGKLGGQAQVRGVAGTWRDLTDNVNSMASNLTAQVRNIAQVSTAVAKGDLSQKITVDAQGEILELKSTVNTMVDQLSSFADEVTRVAREVGTEGKLGGQAQVKGVSGTWRDLTDNVNSMASNLTSQVRNIASVTTAVANGDLSQKITVDAQGEILELKNTVNTMVDQLSSFADEVTRVAREVGTEGKLGGQAQVKGVSGTWRDLTENVNQLASTLTTQLRAIAQVSTSVTRGDLTQRIAVEAQGEVAELKDNINQMIVTLRETTKKNAEQGWLDSNLARIGGLLQGQRDLGEVCRMIMLEVTPLVDAQLGAFFLADASDGSMRLRLTASYGYVARGHDVTFGPGEGLVGQAALSRRTIRVSAAPDGRLTLRSGLADTPPADLVVLPVLFEGELLGVIEFANVAAFSDLHLAFLERLVLTIGVAVNTIQANRRTEELLAQSQRLAHELQEQSAELQRTNAELEDKAKLLSEQKGNIETKNREIELARLGLEEKARQLTRASAYKSEFLANMSHELRTPLNSLLLLSRLLVENSERNLTPKQIEFARTIHSAGSDLLSLIDDILDLSKIEAGRMDVEPTEVRFDEIRAYVEQAFARLAEEKGLDFHVRVADDLPPALVTDAQRLQQILRNLLSNAVKFTDDGAVTLKIAPAPENAVFDVPALTNARQVIAFTVIDTGIGISDDKLSLIFEAFQQADGTTSRRYGGTGLGLSISRDLARLLGGAIAVASAPGAGSTFTLYVPDVLAPDAVVAPAPPSPARAGLPSSLLMPPPELPEPAETPATRRLEGVTVLIVDDDVRNVFALTSALELHGMTVLYSDNGADGVRLLAEHPEVDIVLMDAMMPDQDGYETTRQIRRNHRFADLPVVFLTAKAMPGDRESALAAGGSDYITKPVDLDELIELMASWVSDGRGEENL from the coding sequence ATGATGACCACGGCGAAAAACTCCGCAGCCGCGGACCCCTCCGCGCCGGATCAGGCCGCCATGCTCAGCGAGCTGGCGGAGGCGTTGCGCCGGGTGCGCACCGGCGACCTGAAGGTGCGCCTGCCCCGCCGCGCGGGCGTGGCCGGCGAGGTGGCGGACGCGTTCAACGACGTGGTGGCGCTCCAGGAGCGGCAGCACCTCGACCTGCGCCGGATCAGCCGGATCGTCGGCCGGGACGGCCGGCTCACCGAGCGCCTCGACGAGGAGGGGCTGGAGGGTTCCTGGGCCGAGGGCCAGCGGGCCGTCAACTCGCTGATCGACGACCTGGGCCGCCCGACGACGGAGATCGCCCGGGTGATCGTGGCGGTGGCCGACGGGGACCTCTCCCAGCAGATGGCGCTGGAGATCGACGGTCGGCCGCTGCGCGGCGAGTACCTGCGGATCGGCCGCACGGTCAACACCATGGTCGACCAGCTCTCGTCCTTCTCCAACGAGGTGACCCGCGTCGCCCGGGAGGTGGGCACCGAGGGCGAGCTGGGCGGCCAGGCCGACGTCCGCGGCGTGGCCGGCACCTGGAAGGACCTCACCGACTCGGTGAACACCATGGCGTCGAACCTGACGTACCAGGTGCGGTCGATCTCACAGGTGGCCACGGCGGTGGCCCGGGGCGACCTGTCGCAGAAGATCACGGTGTCGGCGAAGGGCGAGGTCGCCGACCTGGCGCACACCATCAACTCGCTCACCGACACGCTGCGCCTGTTCGCCGAGCAGGTGACCCGGGTGGCCCGGGAGGTGGGCACCGAGGGGAAGCTCGGCGGCCAGGCTGAGGTGCCGAACGTCGCGGGCACCTGGAAGGACCTGACCGACAGCGTCAACTCGATGGCGTCGAACCTGACCGCGCAGGTGCGCAACATCGCCCAGGTCTCGACCGCCGTCGCGCGGGGTGACCTGTCGCAGAAGATCACCGTCGCCGCGCAGGGCGAGATACTGGAACTCAAGGACACCGTGAACACGATGGTGGATCAGCTGTCGTCGTTCGCGGACGAGGTGACCCGGGTGGCCCGCGAGGTGGGCATCGAGGGCAAGCTGGGCGGCCAGGCCCAGGTGCGCGGCGTCTCGGGCACCTGGCGCGATCTCACCGAGAACGTCAACCAGCTCGCCGGCAACCTGACCAGCCAGGTCCGCAACATCTCCCAGGTGTCCACGGCGGTGGCGAAGGGTGACCTGTCGCAGAAGATCACCGTGGATGCCCAGGGCGAGATCCTGGAGCTGAAGAACACCGTGAACACGATGGTGGATCAGCTGTCGTCGTTCGCGGACGAGGTGACCCGGGTGGCCCGCGAGGTGGGCACGGAGGGCAACCTGGGCGGTCAGGCGCAGGTCAAGGGCGTTTCGGGTACGTGGCGGGACCTGACGGACAACGTGAACTCGATGGCGTCGAACCTGACGTCGCAGGTGCGCAACATCGCCTCCGTCACCACGGCGGTGGCGAAGGGTGACCTGTCGCAGAAGATCACGGTCGACGCCCGGGGCGAGATCCTGGAGCTGAAGTCGACGGTGAACACGATGGTGGATCAGCTGTCGTCGTTCGCGGACGAGGTGACCCGGGTGGCCCGCGAGGTGGGCACCGAGGGCAAGCTGGGCGGGCAGGCCCAGGTGCGCGGCGTCGCCGGGACCTGGCGCGACCTGACCGACAACGTGAACTCGATGGCGTCGAACCTCACGGCGCAGGTGCGCAACATCGCCCAGGTGTCCACGGCGGTGGCGAAGGGTGACCTGTCGCAGAAGATCACGGTCGACGCGCAGGGCGAGATCCTGGAGCTGAAGTCGACGGTGAACACGATGGTGGATCAGCTGTCGTCGTTCGCGGACGAGGTGACCCGGGTGGCCCGCGAGGTGGGCACCGAGGGCAAGCTGGGCGGTCAGGCGCAGGTCAAGGGCGTTTCGGGTACGTGGCGGGACCTGACGGACAACGTGAACTCGATGGCGTCGAACCTGACGTCGCAGGTGCGCAACATCGCCTCCGTCACCACCGCCGTGGCGAACGGCGACCTGTCGCAGAAGATCACCGTGGACGCGCAGGGCGAGATCCTGGAGCTGAAGAACACCGTCAACACGATGGTGGATCAGCTGTCGTCGTTCGCGGACGAGGTGACCCGGGTGGCCCGCGAGGTGGGCACCGAGGGCAAGCTGGGCGGTCAGGCGCAGGTCAAGGGCGTCTCGGGCACCTGGCGGGACCTGACGGAGAACGTCAACCAGCTCGCCTCGACGCTCACCACCCAGCTGCGGGCCATCGCCCAGGTGTCGACCTCGGTGACCCGGGGCGACCTGACCCAGCGGATCGCCGTCGAGGCGCAGGGCGAGGTCGCCGAGCTGAAGGACAACATCAACCAGATGATCGTCACCCTCCGGGAGACGACGAAGAAGAACGCCGAGCAGGGCTGGCTCGACTCGAACCTGGCCCGGATCGGCGGCCTGCTCCAGGGCCAGCGCGACCTCGGCGAGGTCTGCCGGATGATCATGTTGGAGGTGACCCCGCTGGTGGACGCGCAGCTCGGCGCGTTCTTCCTGGCGGACGCCTCCGACGGCAGCATGCGGCTGCGGCTCACGGCCTCGTACGGGTACGTCGCGCGCGGCCACGACGTCACGTTCGGGCCGGGCGAGGGGCTGGTCGGGCAGGCCGCGCTCTCTCGCCGGACGATCCGGGTGAGCGCCGCCCCGGACGGCCGGCTCACGCTGCGTTCCGGGCTGGCCGACACCCCGCCGGCCGACCTGGTGGTGCTGCCCGTGCTGTTCGAGGGCGAGCTGCTCGGGGTGATCGAGTTCGCGAACGTGGCCGCGTTCTCCGACCTGCACCTGGCGTTCCTGGAGCGGCTGGTGCTCACCATCGGCGTGGCGGTCAACACCATCCAGGCCAACCGGCGTACGGAGGAACTGCTGGCCCAGTCCCAGCGGCTGGCGCACGAGCTCCAGGAGCAGTCGGCCGAGCTGCAGCGCACCAACGCCGAACTGGAGGACAAGGCCAAGCTCCTGTCGGAGCAGAAGGGCAACATCGAGACGAAGAACCGGGAGATCGAGCTGGCCCGGCTCGGCCTGGAGGAGAAGGCGCGGCAGCTCACCCGGGCCTCGGCGTACAAGTCGGAGTTCCTGGCCAACATGAGCCACGAGCTGCGTACGCCGCTGAACTCCCTGCTGCTGCTGTCCCGGCTGCTGGTGGAGAACTCGGAGCGCAACCTCACCCCGAAGCAGATCGAGTTCGCCCGGACGATCCACAGCGCCGGGTCGGACCTGCTCTCGCTGATCGACGACATCCTCGACCTGTCCAAGATCGAGGCGGGCCGGATGGACGTGGAGCCGACCGAGGTCCGGTTCGACGAGATTCGCGCGTACGTCGAGCAGGCCTTCGCCCGGCTGGCCGAGGAGAAGGGTCTCGACTTCCACGTACGGGTCGCCGACGATCTGCCTCCGGCGCTGGTCACCGACGCCCAGCGGCTGCAGCAGATCCTGCGCAACCTGCTCTCCAACGCGGTCAAGTTCACCGACGACGGGGCGGTGACGCTGAAGATCGCGCCCGCGCCGGAGAACGCCGTGTTCGACGTGCCGGCCCTGACCAACGCCCGGCAGGTGATCGCCTTCACGGTGATCGACACCGGCATCGGGATCTCCGACGACAAACTGTCCCTGATCTTCGAGGCGTTCCAGCAGGCGGACGGCACGACCAGCCGCCGCTACGGCGGCACGGGGCTGGGCCTGTCGATCAGCCGGGACCTGGCCCGCCTGCTCGGCGGCGCGATCGCCGTGGCGTCGGCGCCCGGCGCGGGGTCGACGTTCACGCTGTACGTGCCGGACGTGCTGGCGCCGGACGCGGTGGTCGCCCCGGCGCCGCCGTCGCCGGCCCGGGCGGGCCTGCCGTCGTCGCTGCTGATGCCGCCGCCCGAGCTGCCGGAGCCGGCCGAGACGCCGGCCACCCGCCGCCTGGAGGGCGTCACCGTGCTGATCGTCGACGACGACGTGCGGAACGTCTTCGCGCTGACGAGTGCATTGGAACTGCACGGGATGACCGTGCTGTACTCGGACAACGGGGCGGACGGCGTCCGCCTGCTGGCCGAGCATCCGGAGGTGGACATCGTGCTGATGGATGCGATGATGCCCGACCAGGACGGATACGAGACCACCCGGCAGATCCGACGTAACCATCGGTTCGCCGACCTCCCGGTCGTCTTCCTGACCGCGAAGGCGATGCCGGGCGACCGCGAGTCCGCACTCGCGGCGGGGGGCAGCGACTACATCACCAAACCGGTCGACCTGGACGAGCTGATCGAGTTGATGGCGTCCTGGGTGAGCGACGGCCGAGGCGAGGAGAATCTGTGA
- a CDS encoding response regulator, which translates to MSQTAKALLVDDRRENLMALEAILQGLPVQSVAVESGEAALKQLLVDDFAVILLDAQMPDMDGFETASHIKRRERTRHVPIIFLTAADKDAQLALRGYAVGAVDYLTKPFDPWVLRAKVSVFVELWVKTRQLAAQSDLVREREAQWRVLTDAVDEASALLRADDPESRARALDLLEQARWGNPD; encoded by the coding sequence GTGAGCCAGACGGCCAAGGCGCTGCTGGTCGACGACCGGCGGGAGAACCTGATGGCCCTGGAGGCCATCCTCCAAGGGCTTCCGGTGCAGTCGGTCGCCGTGGAGAGCGGCGAGGCGGCACTCAAACAGCTGCTGGTGGACGACTTCGCGGTCATCCTGCTGGACGCGCAGATGCCGGACATGGACGGCTTCGAGACCGCCAGCCACATCAAGCGGCGGGAGCGCACCCGGCACGTACCGATCATCTTCCTGACGGCGGCGGACAAGGACGCCCAGCTCGCCCTGCGCGGGTACGCGGTCGGCGCGGTGGACTACCTGACCAAGCCGTTCGACCCGTGGGTGCTGCGGGCCAAGGTGTCGGTCTTCGTCGAGCTGTGGGTGAAGACCCGCCAGCTCGCCGCCCAGTCGGACCTGGTCCGGGAGCGCGAGGCGCAGTGGCGCGTGCTCACCGACGCGGTGGACGAGGCGAGTGCCCTGCTCCGCGCCGACGACCCCGAGTCCCGGGCCCGGGCGCTGGACCTGCTCGAACAGGCCCGCTGGGGCAACCCGGACTGA
- a CDS encoding GbsR/MarR family transcriptional regulator — protein sequence MTAADPTRPNEEEVHLFVERMAMAFAEVGFPRMAARVLFAVMSADDPLTAAEIGERLGVSAAAVSGAVRYLTQFGMLIREPVPRSRRDRYRVPDNPWYEATITKTGLYKNFIDIAGGGVDALGRTTPAGERVAEMLDFFLFVQEEIDSLGARWRARRAATGHGGPPPA from the coding sequence ATGACCGCCGCCGACCCGACCCGCCCCAACGAGGAGGAGGTCCACCTCTTCGTCGAGAGGATGGCCATGGCCTTCGCGGAGGTCGGGTTCCCCCGGATGGCCGCCCGCGTGCTGTTCGCGGTGATGAGCGCGGACGACCCGCTGACCGCCGCCGAGATCGGCGAGCGGCTCGGGGTCAGCGCGGCGGCGGTCTCCGGCGCGGTCCGGTACCTGACCCAGTTCGGGATGCTGATCCGGGAGCCGGTGCCGCGCTCCCGCCGGGACCGCTACCGGGTGCCGGACAACCCCTGGTACGAGGCCACGATCACCAAGACCGGCCTCTACAAGAACTTCATCGACATCGCCGGCGGGGGCGTCGACGCGCTCGGGCGGACCACCCCGGCCGGGGAGCGGGTCGCCGAGATGCTGGACTTCTTCCTCTTCGTCCAGGAGGAGATCGACTCGCTCGGCGCGCGGTGGCGGGCCCGCCGCGCCGCCACCGGCCACGGCGGGCCACCGCCCGCCTGA
- a CDS encoding ABC transporter ATP-binding protein, with protein METPIEVSGLVKTFGRTRALDGLDLTVRAGEVHGFLGPNGAGKSTTIRVLLGLLRADAGAVRLLGGDPWRDAVALHRRLAYVPGDVTLWPNLTGGEVIDLLGRMRGGVDRARRDELLESFELDPRKKGRAYSKGNRQKVGLVAALASDAELLILDEPTSGLDPLMEEVFQHWVGRARDQGRTVLLSSHILGEVEALCDRVTIIRNGRAVETGTLTELRHLQRTSVDADLAGPPHGLADLPGVHDLRIDGHRVRFDVDTPALDGALRRLTEIGVRSLVSRPPTLEELFLRHYEAVPEVASR; from the coding sequence ATGGAAACTCCCATAGAGGTTTCCGGCCTGGTCAAGACCTTCGGCCGGACCCGGGCGCTCGACGGACTCGACCTCACCGTCCGCGCCGGCGAGGTGCACGGCTTCCTCGGCCCCAACGGCGCCGGCAAGTCCACCACCATCCGGGTGCTGCTCGGCCTGCTGCGAGCGGACGCGGGGGCCGTCCGCCTGCTCGGCGGCGACCCGTGGCGGGACGCCGTCGCCCTGCACCGCCGCCTGGCGTACGTGCCGGGCGACGTGACCCTCTGGCCCAACCTGACCGGGGGCGAGGTGATCGACCTGCTCGGGCGGATGCGCGGCGGCGTCGACCGCGCCCGCCGCGACGAGCTGCTGGAGTCGTTCGAGTTGGACCCGCGCAAGAAGGGCCGGGCGTACTCGAAGGGCAACCGGCAGAAGGTCGGCCTGGTCGCCGCCCTCGCCTCCGACGCCGAGCTGCTGATCCTCGACGAGCCGACCTCCGGGCTGGACCCGCTCATGGAGGAGGTCTTCCAGCACTGGGTGGGCCGGGCCCGCGACCAGGGGCGCACCGTGCTGCTCTCCAGCCACATCCTCGGCGAGGTCGAGGCGCTCTGCGACCGGGTGACGATCATCCGCAACGGCCGCGCCGTGGAGACCGGCACCCTGACCGAGCTGCGCCACCTCCAGCGCACCTCCGTCGACGCCGACCTGGCCGGGCCGCCGCACGGGCTGGCCGACCTGCCCGGCGTACACGACCTGCGCATCGACGGCCACCGGGTCCGCTTCGACGTGGACACCCCGGCCCTCGACGGCGCGCTGCGCAGGCTGACCGAGATCGGCGTACGGAGCCTGGTGAGCCGGCCGCCGACGCTGGAGGAGCTGTTCCTGCGGCACTACGAGGCCGTGCCTGAGGTGGCTTCCCGGTGA